In Nyctibius grandis isolate bNycGra1 chromosome 13, bNycGra1.pri, whole genome shotgun sequence, the sequence cccagccctgcgcaTCCCCCGGCCGGCCGAGCGGTGCCCGTCGGTGCCCCGGCCATGCTCTTCTACCAGCTCAGCCCCTCGGCCGTCAGGGGTAAGCTCGGCGCGtggctctgctcctggctgccctTCCCTGCGCTGTCCTCGCTGGGGGACgccagccccgtcccctccctgggggcagcgggcagcggGGGGGTCCCAGCATCGCGGGGCCGTGGTGGGTGGGGAGGTTGGTGTTTCTGTTCTTGGCTGGGGTGGCCCCGTGGCCAGCGGCTCcgtggtgaggaggaggagcggagcagagcaggagggggGTCTGGCCGGTCCCTTGGCCAGGGGGCTGTGGGCAATGCCCACCCGTGGACCCTGCCCACCCTGCGCACGCGGGAGGGAGCTGCTCTCCGGAGCTGTCGTGACCAGAGACCCTTCACACGGACCGTGGTTCTCAGTGCCCTCTGGGCTGGACGGGCACAGCCGCCGTGGTGCTGGGGCGCACGGGGGGGACGCGGTGCTCCAGGGTTGGGGTCTCCACAGGAGTTCCTGGTTTTTTGAGCCCTGTCGAGGGCAggagggctcagccctggggtcTGGGCTGGGTGCACGGCACGGGTGAGGACAGCTGCACCGTTTGGACCCAGATGCGGGTGCTTATTCCAAACCTTCCAAAACCTCTCAAGTATTTGGGTCCAGGGTTTTGACTCGCTCCCGTCCTTAACTGAACTGCTTGTTTTGAGCTTTTTTAATCCCCTGCTGTAGCTTTGTCATTGTGAATGCAGCCAGAGCGCTGGGTGATGGTGATGAAATGGGGGTGGTTCCCTGCAACCCGCTCTGGGTGGGTCCGGCCCCAGCccagtgggtgctgggtggtgcCTCCGAGAGGGACGGGCGAGACCCCGACATTGCTGTCGCGTTGTCTACGCTTGAGGTCAAACCTTTGTCACCCTCAGCAGTATAAATCTCAGCAGACCCATGGACTGAGGACACCAGGCACCGGCTTTGTCTGTGTGagctttgggctttttttttcccctccagttcTGTAAATTTGAGCAATTTCCCCGCAGAtagtgctggctgctggggaggctCGTCCGGGCGGCAGCTGGACCGTGTGGGAGGGATGGGAACGGGCCAGGCAGGGCGGGTAGGAAACCATCAGGGTTCTGGTGCCGGCCAGCCTGAAGGAAGAGGTGGGGTGGTCCGGGGcggtgggagggaggagggagacgGAAGGGTTTCTTTGGCAGGCTTTTCTGGAGGATGTTTGCGAAAGTGGCCGGCCCCAAGCTTTGATGAGCTCTGAACTCGTTATTGAAAATAAAGATCTTCCTCTCCTGCCCGGCACGGTGCTGTAGTTGGTTTGGTGGGGTCAGAAATGAACTGTTCCCTCCGGAGGTTAAAATCGTGTCTCGAGTCCCTGTCAGCCCTGTCACCTCCTCTTTGCCTTGTGCTAGCGGAGAGGGTGAAGCCAGGCAGGTCCTGCTGCCCCGGGCAGACCCCCCTCCGcacccccctgctcccctctccaCAGCCGCTCGTCTCCTCTGTGCGCATGGGTGGGGATGCTCTCCTCCTGTGGGGATGCTCAGGCtgcttctgtgctttctttcagaaatcGAAGCCAGGAGAGCGTGCGAGTGGCTGCGGGCGGCGGGGTTCCCTCAGTATGCCCAGCTGTACGAAGGTGAGagctgcctcctcttcctcctcatccccatccctgccccgtGCCTGGCCTCACACCCTGCATCCCAGCCCAGTGCCGAGGGCGGCTGCTCACCAAGTGCTGCGGAGGGGAGAGGACCCAGGGGGTTGTTTATTAATGGTACGAGCATGTGTTAAACTTTGAGCCTTCGGACTTGGCCGTGGCCTGGACAGCCCGTTAACTTTCCTGCGTTCCTGAACTTTTCCCCTCAGGTGGGGCCGTGAGGGGTCCCcggggcggctgccggggcAGGGGGCAGGCAGGCTGTGTGGAGCCAGCGGCTCTGCGGTGGTTCCCTGGGTGTTTGCAGGGGGTGGGAGCGTGGCGAGGGAGCCTTCTCCCCCCGCTGACCCCTCCCgcaggctcctgccctgccccacgcGCTGTTTGGCAGCGAGGTCTGAGTGTGGAGCGAGCCGTGCCCGGAGCAGACGGGTACCCGTGCCGCGTGGCTCCGGGGATGGGCAGAACCCCCCGACGGACCCGCTCCCACCTCCTCTGCCACGCGCCCGCGGGCGGTGTGTGGGGTGGCCGGTGGTGGGTCTCGCCTCGGCTCAGCTGTGTCTGCTGCTGGTCCCTGGGGGGGCTGGTGCTGCGGAGCGGGGGCTGCAGCCGGCCTCGCTGGCCGGGACAATCGCGGGAAGCGGGTCCCCGGCGGGCTGCGGCCATGGCCATTGTTCGGCCGGGCGCTTCCAGCACGTGCGCGGGAGCCCCGCTCTCGCCCCCCGGGTGATGGCTTTACAGGCTGCCTCTTCCCTTCTGGTTGCTATTTCGGGGGCAGGCTCCTCGCACGGGGCCGGTTCCTGCAGGTgagccccagccctggtgcTGGCCCCCGGCAGCGCTCAGCCCGGGGCAGCGagggggggtgctgggtgctggcgTCCATCAACAAACTGACGCTTTTTCCAGCCTCGCTGAGCAAAACTTCCCGCATCCTCCGAGTGTTCCCGTCTGTCCTTGTCCCCAGCTGGGGCTCAGCGGCCCCTCGGGAACTGCCCTCGATCGCTCCGTTTACAGCTGGGCCGGGGCAGTTGTGGTTCGTGGTCCAGGCCCTACATAGCGGGTCCCAGCAGAGTCCCCGAGTGCCCGGAGGTGAGCAGGGACCTGGATGGAGGCCCTGGGGCACCTCGCCCCCCTCACCTAACCTTCCTGGGAGGGGCACTGCCCAAAGACCCTGGGCACGTGCCACCTCTGGGTGCTCCTCAGCTACTGCCCCGAGGCCAGTGAACCCATCTGCCTGCTGAGACCCGGCCTGTGGCCTTTGGGGCGCGGTGGGGGATTGAATCCAGAGTGGTTCCTCCCGAGGGGCCCGGGCTGAGTCCTGCCTGCACAGAGCTGCCTCCCGGGGGGGGCTGTCCCTCTCTGTCGGTTCCCCTCCCGCAGCCGTGGCTGGCACGGGTGGCAGCTCCTGGTGGCAATGCGACGCCTCAGCCTTCCCCGACCGGCACTCCCGGCCCAGGGGACTCCCACGCCgttcccctccgctgctctgcCGCTCCCCAGCTCTCCATCCTTGGCATCTCTCCTCCTCGCAgcatctccctcctccctcgCTGCCACCCCCTGTGCCCCACGGAGCAGCTGCCTCGGAAGCAGCCGCTGATTCCCCTCTCGCTTTCCTCCCCAGACTCGTTGTTCCCTCTCGACATTGGCGCCGTGAAGAAGGACCACAGCTTCCTGGACCAGGACTCCCTCAAATCCCTGTGCAGGTAACGCTCCCTCGCACCCCTTCGCGgccgccggcggcggggccagcACGAGGGCTCGGGGCATTCTCCTCTTGGTGTGACTTTCAGgctgtgttttaatttcaagCTTGGGTATCTCTGGCCTGGAGAGCTCGGTTAGAAATGGGTTGGTCAGAGCTGAGCTGTGAGACAGGAGAGGTGCAAAGAGAGACCCCGCAGCCCACGCTGTCCCCTCCTTCCACCGGCTGCCCCAGGTGGCCCCTCGCGGGCTGTGCTCCCCGGGGACggagccctgcctgcccagggagcGTTTGGTGGTGCTTTGTTTTGCGAGGTCGCTTCATAACgtctctgaaaatgaaatggagtTTGGAAATGGTGTCTCTGCGTCAGAGCGAAGGGGTCTCACAAGTGAGGTCTGTGCTGGTGGGTCCCTCCTCTACCCGGGCACAGCCTTGTCGGCTGCTCTGGCCGAGGGCTCCTGCGTTCACCAGCGGAGCAGGACGTCCCTGCCCACTCGTGGGACCAGTGTGGCTGGGTGGGCCACGCAGGGCAGGGATGTCCCCGGCCCCCTGACCTGTCTCTGGGGTCCCTGAGGTGGCCCCGTGCAGCATTTGCCTAACAAAAAGGTCCAAAAGGACACTGGAACATGCAGCTCTTCCACAAAAATGACCCCCCGGGACGTGTTCTCTTCCCCCCAGCACACGGGTGCTCCAGACCTCGTTTGGGTTTTGGGTCTCTCCACGCCCGCAGGGAGTTCCCCCTCGGCAACAGCCGAAACGCCCCCGGCAGCCCTCGGGGCTGTGGCTGCAgcgggggctgggaggggggtaAAGCCTCGCTTGGTCTCTTGCAGGAGGCTGATGACCCTGAACACGTGTGCCTCCATGAAGCTGGAAGTCCACTTTCAGCGTAAACAGGTACATCCTGGGCGTTCAGGGCAggcgaggggctgcggggcgcgGGGGAACGTGGGGTGCTGTGCCCAGCACTAACACCCGTGTGCCCCGGGACTGCCCTGGGCACGGAGCTCCGCGGGGATGTCCCAGCTGCCCGCGAGCTGTCTGGAGGTGGCCTGGAGCAGCAGCGTCCCTTCTCCAGCGCAGTGTAGCCCTTGGGCATGGCAGAACGGTGCCTGGGGGCTCCTGGGGTGGGTTTAAGGGGCCGTGCTGCGGCCTGTGCCCTTTGCTGGGGTGCTGGTCCCAGGAgagcggggcagggggacaTGCTGACCCTCTGTGACTCTGGCTGATCGACCCCTGTTGTCAATCACCCGCAGAATGAAGACTCCGAGGAGGAAGACCTGTGCGCCATCAGCGACCGGTGGGCTTTTCAGAGGGACAGCAAGAGGTGGTCCCGCGTGGGCTCCGTCGACGTCCTCTCCCAGGGCTCCGAGGTCCTGAGCTCCAGCATGCGGCCGGCGTCCAGCCGCGAGAGCGTCCTCACGGACCTCAGCACCAGCCCGGAGGCCGTGTCCCTGCACAGCGCCGGCAGCACGGGCGGCACGCTGGGCaccggggccgcgccgcccgaCCCCCCGTCCCCCATCTGCGCCGCCGCCAGCCGCAGCGAGCGCTCCGTGCCCGAGCAGCCCTCGAGCCGCACCGAGGGCTCCAAGGAGAAGCTGAAGAAGCGACGGTCTCGCAGCTTCCTGAAGAGGATCGAGTCCCTCCGAAGGAAGGACAAAGAGAAAGCCAGCCCGGGCGAGACAGCGGCCCCGCACGGCAGCGTCACACCGGGATGGGGCTCCCTGAAGGGTCACGGGGACCTCGCAGCCACCAAGGCCACCTCCTCTAGGAGAGGGCTATCGGCCTCTTTCCACGGCAGAAAGCACTTCTTCTCGGTGTCGTACAGGACTAACCGCTTGCTGGGCTCGGGTGGGAGCAAGGCGAGCTCCGAGCCGCAGCGCAGCGGGGTCTGCCTGGAGGACTACGGCAGGGCAGCCGGCGGCGACTGGGCTGGAGCGTGCCAGCACCGGCGGGCGCGCCGCGGGGACTGCTTGGTCTACATCCCCCGGGACCACAAGCCAGGCACCTTCCCCAAGTCCCTCTCCATCGAGAGCCTGTGCCCCGTGGGCGGCAGCTCCCTGACCCACTGGAAATCGGGGGACGTGCccgtggggctggtggggggcagcggggatgGAAGCAGCGTGGAGGGCTCGTCCTCCCCGCGGGGCTTCgcctgccgccgccgcggctcctgcagctccctgggcagccggCTCAGCGTGTACGACAACGTGCCGGAGTTCGGCAGCAGCGAGGGTTTCTGCGGGGAGGGCGGGGAGGTGACCTACGAGAACCTCGACGACATCCTGCAGCACATGTGGGGGCTGCAGCAGAAGGTGGAGCTCTGGTGTAAAGCCATCTCCCCGGacctggctggggaggagggcgccgaggaggaggaggaggaggagtcgGACTCTGGAGGGGAACCCTCCAACCTGCACTTCGAGGAGCGGTCCATGTCGGATGTGGGCACCTCTGCCAGCGACTTTGACAGCACGGGCAACTCCCTCAACGAGGCCGAGGAGATCGAGATGCGGGAGCGCCGGGACTCGGGGGTGGGAGCATCGCTCACGAGGCCCTGCAGGtcagtggggctggggctggggctggggctggggctggagctggagctgggactGGGGCCGGGTCTGGGGCCAGGCCTGGGTCTGCCAGCCCcactcctgctcctgcagcgCGCAGGCTGTGACCTCTCTGCCGGCACAGACCCGTAATTACACGGTTTTTCATTTACTAATAACGGGTCTGGATGAAGGAGGCGCTTGCTTCCAGTGCACTAGTGCTCCCTTGTGCTTCCTCTGAGAAATCTCCAGGTGTTGCTCAGTTCtgtgccttttccagcccctgCCAGGCTGGCGCTGGAGGGTGACGTGCCTGCAGGCGGGCACGGAGGGATCAAGAGGGGTGGGATTTTTTGTTAGCTGGGCATGTCCCTTCTGGGCTTGGGGATGCACCggagcagctgggcaggagccTTCCCCGAGCAGCACGGGCATGGGAAGGGTTTTAGCAGGGTCCTGAGAGAGCCCTGCCTCCTTGGGGCACCTTCTTGAGATGTTGGAGACACTGCCGGCCTTTCCCCACAGAAAGCTGCGCTGGCACAGCTTCCAGAACTCGCACCGGCCCAGCCTCAACTCTGCCTCCCTGGAGATCAACCGCCAGTCCTCTGCCCAGCTCAACCTGCTCCAGAAGTGCTCCCTGCTCCGGCTCACGGCCCTCATGGAGAAGTACTCCGTGCCCCACAAGCAAGCCTGGACGTGGTgagctggtggggagggggcctGGGCCGGTGCCCCCGTGCTGGGCACGGGCTGCAGCTCTGCGCGGTGCCGGGCGCTGCctcccagcctggggcagccGCGGTGGGCGAAGGTgatgggggcggggggcagagCTGAACCCAAAGCTGGCGTTGGTCCATGTGGCATGGGCATCCTGGCATCACCTCATCCAGGAGGGCTGCAGGCTTTTGTGGGATGTTAAAAATGCTGCGGCAGCGTAAGAGAGTGGGACAGGGGTTTCCTTTTGTAGCCAAGTGTTGAAGCATCTTGGCTTAACAAGAGGTGCTGCAGTTCGTGCTCGAAACCTGCCTTGTTTATATCCAAAACGTGGCAGaagcctctgtgtgtgtgtgtgtgtgtgtgtgtcaccCGGGGTCCTGCCACGCTCATCGCACCGTCTGTCTGTCCCACCCCGCAGGACTGTGCCCAAGTTCATGAAGCGGAGCAAAGCCCCCGACTACCGGGACAAGCTGGTGTTCGGGGTGCCACCCATCGTCAACGTGCAGCGGacggggcagcccctgccccagggcatCCAGCAGGCCCTGCGCTACCTCCGCGGCCAGTGCCTGGACCAGGTGACGCCGCGGTGGCCATCAGGGGCCAAACTGGGCTGTCGGGGGGCTTTGTGCTTGCCCCTCTCGAGCGGGAGGGGAGGGTGGCTGTGGGGACTCCCCACGCTGCGGTGCCTGCTCGGGCTCCTCCGCGGGGTGCAGGGGAGGGcggccctggggagggggcttcCTCGCCGGCCCCCCTCACCCGCTCTCCCCTGGCAGGTTGGCATTTTCCGCAAGTCGGGGGTGAAGTCCCGCATCCAGGCGCTGCGGCACATGAACGAGAGCAGCCCCGACCACGTCAGCTACGACGGGCAGTCGGCGTACGACGTGGCCGACCTGCTGAAGCAGTATTTCCGCGACCTGCCCGAGCCCATCTTCACCAGCAAGCTGACGGACACCTTCCTGCAGATATACCAGTGTAAGGGCtgcgctgggctggggctgaCAGCCGGGGTCTCTCTGAGGCAGGGGGTGGCCCTGGCAGGGACCTGCTGACCCCTGGCTCTGCCCGCAGTCGTGCCGAAGGAGCAGCGGCTGCAGGCGGTGCAGGCGGCCGTCATCCTCCTGCCGGACGAGAACCGGGAGGTGCTGCAGACCCTGCTCTACTTCCTCAGCGACATCGCCTCCGCCGAGGAGAACCAGATGACTGCCGGGAACCTGGCCGTGTGCCTGGCCCCCTCCATCTTCCACCTCAACGTGTCCAAGAAGGAAAGCACCTCGCCGAGGTAAGGCTTGGACCTGCTCTGGCCTCCTCAGCCTTCCTGCAGCCCTCGCCTTCCCtcatcccttccccatccctctgctctggtgcccACCCGCCCCAGCGATGCCCTGCTCCCCGCAGGGTGATCCATAAGAGGGGCACCGTGGGGAAGCCCGACCAGAAGGACCTCAACGAGAACATGGCTGCGACGCAGGGGCTCTCCCACATGATCACTGACTGCAAGAAGCTCTTCCAGGTGGGTGGCTGTGGCGTGTCCAGCTGGCATTGCCATCCCCGGGTGCTGCCGGTGGCAGATGCGGCCTCGCCGTGGGGTGCTGGTCCTGCAGAGTCAGTGTGGGGTGAGGTGAGGGCCCCCCTCCTCtagcggggcagccccgggagcGAAGCCCAGCTGCAGCTCATGGTGGTGCAGGTCATGAGCTGCAGGATGTGTGTCCAGAGAGGCCGTGTCCATCCTCCTCTGCCTCGTGGGATGAGGAGTTGTGGTTTTCTTGCTGCCCAGGACCACTCACCAAGTCCACGTAGGATCCCTCTGGCCTTCTGAAGATCTGTGTGCTCTTGGCTTGCAGGTCTCCCACGACATCTTGCTCCAGCTGAGCAGCTCCTACATGGCAGCAGATGCGTACCCCCATCCCCTGGCTGACTTTGTGCGTCACGGGGACAGCAAGGACTTACACTCCTACTTCGAGCAGAGCGTTCAGAACCTGCTCAAAGAGTCGTCGGAGAAATTCAAGGGGTGGCTGAGCACCCCAGGGCCCCTCAACACGGAGCTCTCCTGCAAAAAGGTAAGTGCCACTGTGTGGAGGGGGGCTTGGGGTCACACAGGAAAACGGGTCCGGGGTGACCACTGGGTGCCACAGGTCGTGTGGGCACCTGCCAACCTGCTGGCAACCTTGGCGAGGAGGGTTCAGCAACCCCTTCCCTGGCCAGAGCAGGGGCTGAGAGACGGACAGCCCGGGGATGGAGGGTGCTCTGTGCCCAGCAGAGAGCCCGCTGCGGTGGTGGTAGCAGAGGGGCTGGTTGCCTGCATccagcccctccccagcagccagagcagctcccaccccaccccatgccATCCCACCCATCCCATCCCCTCACTAGCAAGCAGATGTGCTGGTGCTGCTCCATGGCAGTGGGAGCCACTCGGGGGGTCAGCACCATGGGGGTCCTGCAGGACAGCCTGCCTGACCCTTCCCTCGGCCCCTCAGGTTGGGGACGGGCACCCTCTGCGTTTGTGGAAGGTCTCCACGGAGGTGGAGGCCCCTCCTGCCGCGGTGCTGCACCGGGTGCTGCGGGAGCGTCACCTCTGGGACGAGgacctgctgcagagcagggtggTGGAGGCCCTGGACAAGGACATGGAGGTCTATCACTACGTCACGGACAGCATGGCCCCGCACCCGCGCAGGGACTGCGTGGTGCTCCGGTGAGGGCGGGGGGGACCCGGGAGGGAGGGTTTGGTCCTGGTTTGGTGGATCCCGTCTGCTCCTCCCGGGCTGCGGACCCCGGAgcgcgggcaggggctgcccgggggTGGGAGCTGAGTGGGGCCGTGCCATCCCGCAGGCGCTGGCGCACGGACCTGCCGCGGGgagcctgcctgctgctgtccctcTCGGTGGAGCACGACAAGCTGCCGGCCGAGGGAGGCGTCCGGGCCGTCGTGCTGACGTCCCAGTACCTCGTGGAGCCCGGCGCCGTGGGACGCTCCAGGGTGACGCACATCTGCAGAGCTGACCTCAGGTGAGGGGAGCCCTCTGTGCCGGGGAGGTCGGAGGGGCAGGTTGTGGTGGGGCCAGGGGGGACGTGCTGCCCCGTGGTGCcccctcaccctcctcctcctccctgttcCCTTCCCCAGGGGCCGCTCTCCCGAGTGGTACAACAAGGTCTTTGGCCACCTCTGCGCCATGGAGCTGGTGAGGATCCGGGACTCCTTCCCCGCCCTGAGTCCCCACGGCCCCGAGACGAAGATCTGAGGCGCCAGGAAGATGCTCTGTCCTGTGGGACGGGGACTGGCCGGTGGCTCCGGGCTGGGGCTCTCGGAGGGGAGCGGGGTGCCGGCGGCTGGTGGcggagggggaggcagaggcTGGCGCGCTCGCAGGCACAGAGTTATACGTGTCTTTTACCCCGGGCTGGGcactccctgtccccctgtccccgcTGCTGCGGCCGCCCCTCGCCTATGCGTGCTGCTCAGCCCGtggtggtggcaggaggggatgggagcagaggggaggagggggctgcgTCCACAGGTCACAGCGCTGCGTTGGGAAGTGAAGGGTGGGCAGCGAGGGGGGTGGGTGCGGTGTCACCCAGCGGGGACAGCCCGGGGTCACCGCCAGGACCTGGCTGGTGGGGGGAGAGGCTGCTCTGCTGGCTACACCCAGAGCCCCAGGTACGCCTCGGgcaccagccctggggcagAAGGAACCTGTTGCACCTTCGGTGCTGAATTTtgtaggagaggaaaaaggccctgggtgcagagctgcctccctgacgctgctccctgcagacccccccttccccttcccctccctcctccataGCTAACAGCACCCAGGACCCGACCTGGTTTCTCCGTCGAGGCAGGGACCCAAGGCACCAGACGTCGTTCCAACTGGAAGGCAACAAAACCCACGCGTGGGAGCAATTCCCAGTGTCAGTTTTGGTGTAACACATCCTACCAGTCTCtctttttgggggaaaaaaacaacccagcctgtgttctgtgtttttatatatatattatatatatataaaaatataactaaCATTTGGGGGAGTGATTTTTctcctaatattttttttaaatgtattttttttctatctataAATACTTGTACAGTTGGAATATTAATATATAGCTGGCGGCAGAGCTCGGCGCCAGGTGACGCTCACTTAAAAGAcgtgtattttgtatttaaggGACTTTTGTTTTGTATCATGTGCAACTGCAACAGATTGTTTGACTTGGATGGGGGCTGCTCTTCCCGTCCGTGTAATTAATAAAGTACTAACGATATCTGCTGGCTGCTGAGGAAACCTGCCTGCTTGGTGCTTCTCTGGGAGCATCCCGGAGCTGAGCCGTCccgtggggctggaggtggtggCTCCTGGCTGGGAGCCACGGGCATCCCTGTGCCAGGGGCGTCAGGCGGTGCTGGGCGTGAGCAGGGTGCAGGTCCTGGGGGGCTGGCGCAGCTCGGGCCGCTGGGCCCGCAGGCAGCCCCTCACCCGCTCGCGGAAGGGGGCCGTGGTGAGGGTGTAGAGGAGGGGGTTCAGGGCGCTGTTGATGGGCAGGATGAAGATGACCACCCAGGAGGTGACGGTGCCTGTGCCAACAAGGACATGGCGTCAGGCAGCTGAGGGGGGATGCCCCTGCCCAGGGGTGACCCCCCCCACTCCGGCCCACGTGGCAAAGGGGGGCTCATGGCTGGAAGGGCAGCCCCCCATGGCGGGGGGCTGCTGCCATGGGGCGAGGCAGGGCCCAGGGAAACCAGCACTGCCCGTCTGCCCTTGCAGCCCCCGCGTGGGCCAAGGGAGCGCCCAGCCCCGCAGCGCCTCCGTGGAGGGGTCCCCGGGGCTCACGGcgggcagcagctgggggggctgtgctgcagggccTTGGGGAAAGGGGGGGTCACCTGGTATTTccacctgcagcagggagagcagcttGAGGAGGAAGATGGGTATCCAGCAGAGAGCATCGGTGAGGACGATGAAGAAGAAGCGCTTTGCGACGGTGACCTCCCGGGAGCAGACGCCTCTCCCTGCTGTCTTGGACGCGGTGACGTGGATGGAGTAGAACATGCTGGAGTAGGCGAAGACGATGGTGATGAAGGCTGCGAGGTTCaagcctggagaggaggaaatCTTGCTCTGAGCATAGACCAAGTGCAAACCTTGAGAGCTGGGATGGGCAGCACAGGCCAGCTCCTGCTTCTGGCACTAGAGGGGGCAGAGACGTCTCTGATCCAGAGATCCAGCCGGGTCCAGCCTCAGCCCAGTGATGCCCCTGGCCTTGGCCAGCTCTGGGGcgaggctggagcagggaccctctgcagcccagaacagagggcagagctggcaccGCTGCCTTACAGGGTCCCAGGGGGTGGCAGTGCCCCATGAAGTCAGACACCCCACTAACAGGGGCCGTGCAGGCTCTCATGGCACCTGTCCTGCCCCACATCATCCCCATCCCCGAGGGGGCCTTACCCAGGTAGATGGTGGCGGAGTAGCCCCGGGCGCTGGGCCGCTCGCCCAGCTCGGACTGCAGCGGGAAGCACACCCCGTTCCTCCCGTAGTAGTTCCCGAAGGTCTCCTtgcagcacagggggacgacGCTGAGGGAGAAGCCCAGGAGCCAGATGGCCGCCAGCACCGACACGGTCCGCTTCTTGACAGCGCGGTGGTGGCTGAACGGGAAAACGATGGAGCAGTATTTCTCCAGGGTCATGTAGGTCAGGAGCAGGACCGACACCTCGGAGGACAGCGTGGCCAGGCTGCCCGCCAGCTGGCACGGGAGGCTGCCCATCCAGCCCTGCGCGTGCTTGTTGTATTCGCCCGAGTACTGGAGGTCGAAAGCGCCGATGACGAAGAGGTAGATGCCCATCAGGCCGTCTGCGCCTGGGGGAGGCGAGGGGCAGTGAGAGAAGAGCACCGGCGGGCAAACGTGGCCCTTTGCATTGATGCCACGGCCACCAAGCCATCCTcaggctgggcagcccctggctTTATGCATGTGTATATCTATAGATCTAGAGAAGAGCTGCCTGCTGGTGCCCGTGACCGCAGACCTGAGGGCTGAGATGCCCCAGGCACAGAGGGATGCCCACAGACCCATCTGCCATCAGCATGGAGGGGAAGATGGCAGAGAAGGGGGCCTGGCTGCGCTGGGGACGGCTGGCACCAGCTAGACGTGATGGGGCATCTGCCAGACGGGATGGGGCACCAGCTAGACGTGATGGGACACCAGCTAGACGTGATGGGACACCAGCCAGACGTGATGGGACACCAGCCAGATGTGATGGGGCACCAGCTGGGCACCCGATGCTGGTGGGCAGCCCACCCGCCCCAGttccccccgtgccccccagcacccagctcacAGCACAGGGACTTGATGGCCGTGGTGTGCGGGCTGCTCTCGGTGCCGAGGCAGGAGCGCAGGCAGATGACGAGGAGGTTGCCACAGCAGGTGAGGCAGGCGATGACCCAGATGGAGACGCGCAGGACGATGTTGGCGAGGAGGTTCTCGAAGGAGGAGATGCCGTCGGTGTTGGGCTTGCAGCTGCGCACGTGGGGCACGTAGCTGCAGTACTGGAACCTCTTGAAGTAGCTGTCGGGTAGGGGCAGGAAGGTTTCCTGGCTGCGACTGGGACCAGGAGCCCCTGTGCTTGCCCCCACCCCCTTGGCCACCTTTTTCCCTGTCTGGGGGGAGAAGCCTCCCTGTGCCTCACTAGGTGAGAGCCCGGGGGCTCACacagagcaggggaagagagacAGGAGGGTCGGGGCAGgaaggaggcagggctggggggatgctggCACCCAGCCCTCCTGTCACAGCCCCCGGGGCTGGGATCTGCAGGGGACGGAGCGTGGTGGGGCTGGGCGAGGGGGTCCCACCTGCACGGGACCGCAGCTGCCTTTGGACACTCAATAAACACACCGACGCCTTGGCAGAGCTCTTAAACCTGCCACCGTCCCGCCCTGCCAGCTGATAAACACA encodes:
- the STARD8 gene encoding stAR-related lipid transfer protein 8 isoform X3, whose amino-acid sequence is MTLNTCASMKLEVHFQRKQNEDSEEEDLCAISDRWAFQRDSKRWSRVGSVDVLSQGSEVLSSSMRPASSRESVLTDLSTSPEAVSLHSAGSTGGTLGTGAAPPDPPSPICAAASRSERSVPEQPSSRTEGSKEKLKKRRSRSFLKRIESLRRKDKEKASPGETAAPHGSVTPGWGSLKGHGDLAATKATSSRRGLSASFHGRKHFFSVSYRTNRLLGSGGSKASSEPQRSGVCLEDYGRAAGGDWAGACQHRRARRGDCLVYIPRDHKPGTFPKSLSIESLCPVGGSSLTHWKSGDVPVGLVGGSGDGSSVEGSSSPRGFACRRRGSCSSLGSRLSVYDNVPEFGSSEGFCGEGGEVTYENLDDILQHMWGLQQKVELWCKAISPDLAGEEGAEEEEEEESDSGGEPSNLHFEERSMSDVGTSASDFDSTGNSLNEAEEIEMRERRDSGVGASLTRPCRKLRWHSFQNSHRPSLNSASLEINRQSSAQLNLLQKCSLLRLTALMEKYSVPHKQAWTWTVPKFMKRSKAPDYRDKLVFGVPPIVNVQRTGQPLPQGIQQALRYLRGQCLDQVGIFRKSGVKSRIQALRHMNESSPDHVSYDGQSAYDVADLLKQYFRDLPEPIFTSKLTDTFLQIYQFVPKEQRLQAVQAAVILLPDENREVLQTLLYFLSDIASAEENQMTAGNLAVCLAPSIFHLNVSKKESTSPRVIHKRGTVGKPDQKDLNENMAATQGLSHMITDCKKLFQVSHDILLQLSSSYMAADAYPHPLADFVRHGDSKDLHSYFEQSVQNLLKESSEKFKGWLSTPGPLNTELSCKKVGDGHPLRLWKVSTEVEAPPAAVLHRVLRERHLWDEDLLQSRVVEALDKDMEVYHYVTDSMAPHPRRDCVVLRRWRTDLPRGACLLLSLSVEHDKLPAEGGVRAVVLTSQYLVEPGAVGRSRVTHICRADLRGRSPEWYNKVFGHLCAMELVRIRDSFPALSPHGPETKI